In Streptomyces sannanensis, the DNA window CGGCTCGTCTACCGCCCGGAGGCCCCGATCAAGAACTGGGTGCGGATGCCCCTCCCCTTCGCGTCATACGGTCTGGACCGCGGCGCCCCCTACGAGCCGGGCTACCGGCAGATGGTCGAGGACATCGTCACCACCGTCGACCCCAAGGTCGACTTCAGCGCATACGACCTGGTCAACGTACTGGTGACCCCGAACGCCGGGCCCTCCGCCCTGGACACCGTCCTGTCCGTCACCTTCTCCGGCAACGGAGAAGCCCCGTACGCCGACGGCGTCCCGCTCTCCAACGCGTCCTTCATCTACAGCCGCCAGGACGACGGCTCCGGCTCGTACGGCGAAACCGGCTTCCGGGTGCTGCCGCACGAGAACGGCCACGTCTTCGGGCTGCCGGACCTCTACACCTCGGACGGCGGCGACGCGGTCGGCCACTGGGACATCATGTCCGAGGACTGGGGGGCCAACAACGACATGCTGGGCTGGCACAAATGGAAGCTCGGCTGGCTCGACAACCACCAGATCAGCTGCGCCGCCCGGCACGGCACCAGCGAACACCTCCTCAGCCCGCTCCCCGTACGCGGCGGCGCCAAACTCGCCGTCGTACCGCTGTCCGACCGGTCCGGCTACGTCGCCGAGGTACGCACCCGGGCCGGCAACGACGAGGCGGTCTGCAAACCCGGCGTCCTCATCTACCGCGTGGACACCGGCGTCGACACCGGGCAGGGGCCGGTCAAGATATCCGACAGCACACGCGACAGCGGCGGCTGCACCCGGCAGCCCAATGTGCATGCCGAACTGTCCGACGCCACCTACCTGCCGGGCGACTCCTTCACCGACAGCGAGCACGGCATACGGATAGCCGTCACCGGCAAGGACGCCGCCGGCAACTACCGGGTGCGCGTCACACGCTCCTGAACGGGACCCCTGGGCTCCCGCTCCAGGATTCTTTCCGGCGGGATGGCGGGGCAGCGGATGCTCGCCTACGAGCACACGCTCCGGCACCGTGCCCGGCCACCGGACCCCGAACCGTACGTCCCGGTGAGCCGCCCGGCCAGTGCGCAGGCCGCCGCGAAGAACTCGCCTTACGTGTACGTCCCGCTCCCGGCGACCAGGAACGGACGGTCACCACAGGCCCACATTGGCTCGCCGGATGGTGTGCGGGCGCAGCGGTACACGGCGCGGGGGCTCATGAGCGCGCTCCCGGGGCGCGGTCGCCGATCCCGCTGCCGGTCTCGTGGCCGGTGACGTCTTCTCCGTCATCGGTGTCGTCGGTGTCTTCGGCACGCGGCGGGGGGAGGCGTGGGCCGCGGGACTCCGCCACGCGCAGTACGTCGGCGAGGCACTCGGACAGCCGGATCGCGGCGTAGCGCACCTCGGCGTGCGGGGACAGCAGGTCGCCCAGTACCCGCCGGGCCTCGACGAGCACCTCCAGGCCCTCGGCCAGTTGCAGGGCCTCCGTCTCGTCGGCCAGCCGCGAGAGGTAGCCGCCCTCGCTGCCGTTGGCGAGGAAGCAGGGTTTGCCGTCCGGCGACAGCCAGGGCAGCAGTCGGAGCGTGGGGAGGGAATCCATCAGGCCGCCACCTTCTCCGCGCCGATCACGTGCTGGTCGAGGTCGACCCCGAAGTCGGCTGCGAGGACGAGAGTGAGACGGCGGCGCCGCTGACGCGCCTGTTCCTGCTCGTGGGCGGCGAGGTAGGGGCGAACGAGCCGGGTCTCGGTGCCGTCGAGGGGAAGGTGCAGGCAGTACGGGGAGCAGTGGAAGGGGAGGCACACGGAGTCGGCGGGGCTGGGGGTGAGGTGTGCGGGACGGTGGGGGCGGGGACGGGGGTCGCCCGCGCGGTGGGTTCCCGTGCCGGGGCCGAGCAGAAGGCTCAGCCAATGGGCGAGGCGGCGGATAAGGTCGTGCACGTCGACGCTCCTGGTCAGCGTTGGCCATGCCCCGGGAGGTCTAGCCACCTCGCCGGGGTCTTTGTCGTTTCGACCTTACCGGCAACCGCGTCCCCCTGCACCCCCCTCCGTCATACCGCGTCGGGACGCGGCAGGACGCGTTCTACCTCTGCGTTGTGCGTCATGGTGCATCACCGTGGAGGGATGACCGATCTCCCCCGCTACGAGTACGTGAAACTTGCGGATGCCATCGCCGCCGACATCGCGTCCGGCAAGCTGCCGCAGGGGGCAGCGCTGCCCGGCGAGCGGGCCATGACAGACATTTACGGCGTGAGCATCGGCACCGTTCGACGCGCCGTCGTCGAACTGCGGAAGCGTGGCCTCGTCGCAACTCTGCCCGCGAAGGGGACGTACGTCATCGGGACACCGGAATCCCCCGTCAACGCCCCGGAGAACGACAACGGGACCGCTGGCTGACGGTCCCGTTCCTACGCTGCCGTATCGCTACTCGGCGGACTTCGCCCACACGCCCCGCCGCCTCTCGGGGCGGCCTGCGGTCCCCTCTGTCGGCATCCCCAGGCACAGATTCCTCGCCCGAAGGTCCTTCAGCGTGCTGGGCCACAGCTGGACCGCGGCGACGACGGCCGCCACGAGCACGGCAGGCAGCACCAGGCGCTTCCTGTTCATCAGCAGTCGGCAGCCCTGCGGGTTCTCGTAGGTGGCCTTGAGGTCGCTCTGCGCCGACTTGATCGGGTATGGGCATCCTTGAGGAGATCTCGGACGGATTCGGCCTCGGTGACGGCGTCGCTGAACTCCTTGGCCGTCTGCGTGACGAACCCCTTCGTCACGGAGGCGTTCTCGCCCTTCCAGGTGGACTTGTCAGCCTTGGTCTTCATCGCGGATCAGGGCGCGCAGGCCGACGACATCGGAACACACCCCCAAGGCGGTGCCGTCGTAGCGCGAAGACGGCATCAAGAGCACGTAAAGACTGCCGGAACCCGGCAGTGAACTTCTGTACGGATCAGTGGAACCATCCATCGGACGGCGGAAATCGCACGGCGGCCGAAGGGGCGGGGACATGGCTTGGTTTCTGGGTCTCGGCATCGTGGGTCTCGTGCTCCTCGTCCTGTCCCTCGTCCTCGACGGGGTGATGGAGGGGGTCCTCGACGGCTTCGGCGGGGGACTGGACGGGTTTCTGTCGTTGCCGGTGATCGCCGGGTTCGTGTCGGCTCTCGGGTTCACGGGGGCGATCGTGCTCGGCACGACCGGTACGGGGGCGGGGGTCGCCACCGGTGCGGGCGTGGTCGCGGGGAGCGTCGTGGGGTGGGTGACCTGGCGGTTCAGCCGGGCGCTCATGCGTGACGGTACCGCGCCCGCACCGCGGGGCGAGGACCTGACGGGCACGACCGGATCGGTGATCACCGCGATCCCGGCAGACGGGTACGGGGAGGTCCTGCTCTATCCCGGCGGTCAGCCCACCAAGTACGCGGCGAAGGCGGCCGCCCCGGTCGCGCGGGGCACGGAGGTCTGGGTCGAGGCGCTGCTCTCCCCGACATCCGTGTCCGTCCGGCCGGTCGAGCACTGACCGGCCGTCACGTTCAGTTCTTTCCTCTCAGTTCCGATCGAAGGGGGTTTCTTCATGAGCCCTGTCCTCACCGCCGTGGTGGGAATCGTCGTCCTCGTCGTCCTGCTCGGCCTCGTCGTCATCACGCGCTACAAGGTCGCAGGTCCCAGCGAGGCGTTCATCATCACCGGACGGCGCGGCAAGACGGCCACCGATCCCGCCACCGGCCGGGTCTACACGGACAACAGCGGCCAGAAGGTCGTGGTCGGCGGCGGTGTGTTCGTCGTCCCGTTCGTGCAGCAGAAGTTCAGCCTCGACCTGTCCAGCCGGCACATCCCCGTCGCCGTCCGGGGCGCGGTCACCCTGCGTGGGGTGAAGGCGAACCTGGAGGGCGTCGCGATCGTCAAGGTCGGCGGCACCGAGGACTCCATCCGGGCCGCGGCCCAGCGGTTCCTCATGCAGCAGGACGGCATCGTCGGCTTCACACAGGAAGTACTCTCCGGCGCCCTGCGCTCCATCGTGGGCCGGATGTCGGTGGAGGACATCATCCGCGACCGGGCCGCCTTCGCCGGACAGGTGGCGGAGGAGGCGGAGGCCAGCCTTTCGGGTCAGGGCCTGGTCCTGGATGCGTTCCAGATCCAGGACATCACCACCGAGGGTTCCTACCTGGAGGACCTGGGCCGGCCCGAGGCCGCCCGGGCCAAGCAGGAGGCGGACATCGCCGAGGCCGTCGCCCGCCGTGCCGCCGAGCAGGCCCGGCTCAAGGCCGAGGAGGAGATCGCGATCGCGCAGCGGACCCTCTACCTGAAGCAGGCCGAGATCAAGGCGCAGACGGACGAGGCGGCCGCCCAGGCGAACGCCGCCGGCCCGCTC includes these proteins:
- a CDS encoding M6 family metalloprotease domain-containing protein codes for the protein MRTRPRIRTPRAPRRCAAAAALMGFILSAVTSAGSTLTPTPRSTAGPVAATAASKLGPCRIAGTVGVQMSEGMPTLSGYSRSTGEVRALNLMIDFPDVPGKGSALARFAEFFPQTSRWFRTSSYGRLVYRPEAPIKNWVRMPLPFASYGLDRGAPYEPGYRQMVEDIVTTVDPKVDFSAYDLVNVLVTPNAGPSALDTVLSVTFSGNGEAPYADGVPLSNASFIYSRQDDGSGSYGETGFRVLPHENGHVFGLPDLYTSDGGDAVGHWDIMSEDWGANNDMLGWHKWKLGWLDNHQISCAARHGTSEHLLSPLPVRGGAKLAVVPLSDRSGYVAEVRTRAGNDEAVCKPGVLIYRVDTGVDTGQGPVKISDSTRDSGGCTRQPNVHAELSDATYLPGDSFTDSEHGIRIAVTGKDAAGNYRVRVTRS
- a CDS encoding winged helix-turn-helix domain-containing protein; its protein translation is MTDLPRYEYVKLADAIAADIASGKLPQGAALPGERAMTDIYGVSIGTVRRAVVELRKRGLVATLPAKGTYVIGTPESPVNAPENDNGTAG
- a CDS encoding flotillin family protein produces the protein MSPVLTAVVGIVVLVVLLGLVVITRYKVAGPSEAFIITGRRGKTATDPATGRVYTDNSGQKVVVGGGVFVVPFVQQKFSLDLSSRHIPVAVRGAVTLRGVKANLEGVAIVKVGGTEDSIRAAAQRFLMQQDGIVGFTQEVLSGALRSIVGRMSVEDIIRDRAAFAGQVAEEAEASLSGQGLVLDAFQIQDITTEGSYLEDLGRPEAARAKQEADIAEAVARRAAEQARLKAEEEIAIAQRTLYLKQAEIKAQTDEAAAQANAAGPLAEAARQQDILSEQEKVAARQAALTDRQLDTQVRKPADAARYQAEQEAEARRIALVKEAEADAERARLTGEGEKAQRAALAEAVRIEGEAQATAIAAKGTAEAEAMQKKADAFAQYGDAAVLQMLVEVLPQVVAKAAEPLAAIDKMTVISTDGATKLSRTVTDNVTQGMELLTSATGVDLASLLQGITGAKPAPEPGPAASGTPVEITD